One window from the genome of Salvia splendens isolate huo1 chromosome 9, SspV2, whole genome shotgun sequence encodes:
- the LOC121749138 gene encoding pentatricopeptide repeat-containing protein At4g26680, mitochondrial-like: MGLKSGRNASDCFNWMKEYGFYPTVESCNAYLSALCSLSRSDIVSSFYREMRRCRISPNVYTVNIVIGAYCKADRLDLGVELFKDMEGMGLAPSVVSYNTLINGYCGKGLLSSAVKLKSAMEKDGVRPNDATYNTLMYALCKEGKMHDANKLLSEMRSTDVAPTTVTYNTLINGYSEAGNSEMGMRLFEEMSVAGVDADILTYNAVILGLCKQGKTKKAAFMVKELDRKKLVPNSSTFAALITGQCVRNNPDRAFEIYRSMIRSGCQPNRATFQVLVSAFTKSEDYEGAVKVLKEMMERAIAPDSDSDALSCVLNGLGKEGVVMDLVKEMKSRHLMPRGITNEVSST; encoded by the exons ATGGGGCTTAAGAGCGGACG GAATGCATCTGATTGTTTTAATTGGATGAAGGAGTATGGATTCTATCCCACTGTTGAGTCTTGTAATGCATATCTGAGTGCATTGTGCAGCTTGAGTCGTAGTGATATCGTATCGTCTTTTTATAGGGAAATGCGTAGGTGCCGTATTTCTCCCAATGTTTATACTGTTAATATTGTTATAGGGGCTTATTGTAAAGCTGATAGATTGGATTTGGGAGTTGAGTTGTTCAAGGATATGGAAGGGATGGGGTTAGCTCCTAGTGTTGTTTCGTATAATACTTTGATTAATGGATACTGCGGTAAGGGTCTCTTGAGTAGTGCTGTGAAGCTCAAGAGTGCGATGGAGAAGGATGGTGTTCGGCCAAATGATGCTACGTATAACACGCTCATGTATGCTTTGTGCAAGGAGGGGAAAATGCATGATGCGAACAAGCTGTTGAGTGAAATGAGAAGCACGGATGTTGCTCCCACGACTGTAACTTACAACACTCTGATCAATGGCTACAGTGAAGCTGGAAATAGTGAGATGGGAATGCGCCTCTTTGAGGAAATGTCGGTTGCTGGCGTTGATGCTGATATCTTGACTTATAATGCTGTCATTTTGGGGTTGTGTAAGCAGGGGAAGACAAAGAAAGCTGCGTTTATGGTGAAAGAACTTGATAGGAAGAAGTTGGTTCCTAATTCGTCAACCTTTGCAGCTCTCATTACCGGGCAGTGCGTGAGAAACAATCCTGATCGTGCTTTTGAGATCTACAGAAGCATGATCAGGAGTGGCTGTCAGCCCAATCGAGCAACTTTTCAAGTGTTAGTGTCTGCTTTTACAAAGAGTGAGGATTATGAAGGAGCAGTTAAGGTTTTGAAGGAAATGATGGAAAGAGCTATAGCTccagattcagattcagatgCCTTGTCTTGTGTTTTGAATGGACTTGGGAAAGAGGGAGTTGTAATGGACTTGGTCAAGGAGATGAAATCTCGGCACCTTATGCCCCGAGGAATCACTAATGAAGTCTCGAGCACC
- the LOC121747783 gene encoding putative cyclic nucleotide-gated ion channel 9: MGWCSVILAAVHACQYIVGAFWYLLSVERNDTCWQKACKRRENNCTTDFLYCGNQDMANYNIWSNISESVLSLACPVGDEDNPPFDFGIFRQALASEIVSSKKFLSKYCYCLWWWLQNLSTLGQGLQTSIYPGESIFSIALAIFGLILFALLIGNMQTYLQSLTIRLEEMRVKRRDSEQWMHHRLLPPDLREQVRRYDQYKWLETRGVDEQSLVDSLPKDLRRDIKRHLCLALVKRVPLFENMDERLLDAICERLKPCLYTESTYIVHEGDPVDEMIFLIRGRLESVTTDGGRRG; the protein is encoded by the exons ATGGGCTGGTGCAGTGTCATACTTGCTGCTGTCCATGCTTGCCAGTAT ATAGTTGGGGCTTTCTGGTACTTGTTATCTGTGGAGCGTAATGATACATGCTGGCAAAAAGCTTGCAAACGCAGAGAAAATAACTGTACCACTGATTTCTTATATTGTGGAAATCAAGATATGGCTAATTATAATATCTGGAGCAACATTAGTGAGAGTGTTTTAAGCTTAGCGTGCCCTGTCGGTGATGAAGACAATCCCCCGTTTGATTTTGGAATTTTCAGGCAGGCTTTGGCTTCTGAAATAGTTTCGTCAAAGAAGTTCTTGTCAAAGTATTGTTACTGTTTATGGTGGTGGCTGCAGAATCTGAG TACTCTCGGACAAGGATTACAAACCAGCATTTACCCAGGAGAGTCTATATTCAGCATTGCACTAGCCATATTTGGACTCATTCTTTTTGCACTCTTGATTGGGAATATGCAG ACATACCTTCAGTCGCTCACTATCCGGCTTGAAGAGATGAGAGTTAAAAGGCGTGACTCAGAGCAATGGATGCATCATCGCTTGCTCCCACCAGACCTCAGGGAGCAGGTTAGACGCTATGATCAGTACAAGTGGTTAGAGACACGTGGTGTGGACGAGCAAAGTTTGGTCGATAGTTTACCAAAAGATCTCAGAAGAGACATAAAACGCCATCTTTGTCTGGCATTAGTCAAGAGG GTCCCACTCTTTGAGAATATGGATGAGAGATTGCTTGATGCCATCTGTGAAAGGCTGAAACCTTGCCTATACACCGAAAGCACTTACATTGTACATGAGGGTGATCCAGTCGATGAGATGATATTTCTGATACGAGGCCGCCTCGAGAGTGTTACCACTGATGGTGGAAGAAGGGGTTAA